In Mycobacterium sp. Aquia_216, a genomic segment contains:
- the mqo gene encoding malate dehydrogenase (quinone), with translation MSATLAALLRRLEPDWSITVIERLDAVAAESSSPWNNAGTGHAGLCEMNYTPERPGSQGAIDITKAVSINEQFQVTRQFWAYAVENGVLTDRSFLNSVPHVSFVHGAQRVDYLRRRQQALAGNPLFAGTELVDDPDEFARRLPFMAAKRDFSEPIALNWANDGTDVDFGSLTKQLVGFCVRNGVTALFGHEVRNLTRRSGGWTLQIGNRRTGEKRKLDAKFVFVGAGGEALPLLQKSGIKEVRGFAGFPIGGRFLRADNPALTAAHRAKVYGVPAPGAPPLGALHLDLRFVNGKSWLVFGPYAGWSPKFLKRGHLSDLPRSVRRDNVVSMLGVGINEITLVNYLIRQLRLTERDRMRALREFAPSALDSDWQLTVAGQRVQVIRRAKGTGGVLEFGTTVVGSADGSIAGLLGGSPGASTAVPIMLEVLASCFATRYPTWLPRLKEMIPSLGAQLSDEPALYDEVRSWSAGVLQLNAS, from the coding sequence ATGAGCGCCACCCTGGCCGCATTGCTGCGCCGCCTCGAGCCGGACTGGTCGATTACCGTGATCGAGCGGCTGGATGCCGTCGCCGCGGAGAGCAGCAGCCCGTGGAACAACGCCGGCACCGGTCACGCCGGGCTGTGCGAGATGAACTACACACCGGAGCGCCCCGGCTCCCAGGGGGCGATCGACATCACCAAAGCGGTGTCCATCAACGAGCAATTCCAGGTGACCCGCCAGTTCTGGGCCTACGCCGTCGAGAACGGCGTCCTCACCGATCGAAGCTTCCTCAACTCCGTCCCGCACGTCAGTTTCGTGCACGGTGCGCAACGGGTCGACTATCTGCGACGGCGCCAGCAGGCCCTGGCGGGCAACCCGCTGTTCGCCGGCACGGAATTGGTCGACGACCCGGATGAATTCGCCCGCCGGCTTCCATTCATGGCCGCCAAGCGTGACTTCTCCGAGCCGATCGCACTCAACTGGGCCAACGACGGCACCGACGTCGACTTTGGTTCGCTGACCAAGCAACTCGTCGGCTTCTGCGTGCGCAACGGCGTCACCGCCCTGTTCGGCCACGAGGTCCGCAACCTGACCCGTCGATCCGGCGGCTGGACCCTACAGATCGGCAATCGCCGCACCGGCGAAAAGCGCAAGCTGGACGCGAAATTCGTATTCGTCGGCGCCGGTGGTGAGGCACTGCCGCTGTTACAGAAGTCGGGCATCAAAGAGGTCAGGGGCTTCGCCGGCTTCCCGATCGGCGGCCGGTTCCTGCGAGCGGACAACCCGGCGCTGACCGCTGCGCACCGGGCCAAGGTCTACGGCGTCCCCGCGCCCGGCGCCCCGCCGCTGGGTGCGCTGCATCTGGACCTGCGGTTCGTCAACGGCAAGTCGTGGCTGGTCTTCGGGCCTTATGCCGGCTGGTCGCCTAAGTTCTTGAAGCGTGGCCACCTCAGCGATTTGCCCCGATCGGTCCGGCGGGACAACGTCGTGTCGATGCTGGGAGTCGGCATCAACGAGATCACCCTGGTCAATTACTTGATCCGCCAACTGCGGCTCACCGAACGCGACCGGATGCGCGCGCTGCGCGAATTCGCGCCCAGTGCGCTGGATTCGGATTGGCAGCTGACGGTCGCCGGTCAGCGCGTGCAGGTGATCCGGCGGGCCAAGGGCACCGGAGGGGTGCTCGAATTCGGTACCACCGTGGTCGGCTCGGCCGACGGCAGCATCGCCGGATTGCTCGGCGGTTCCCCGGGAGCCTCGACCGCGGTGCCGATCATGCTCGAGGTGCTGGCGAGCTGCTTTGCTACCCGGTATCCGACCTGGCTGCCCAGGCTCAAAGAGATGATTCCCTCGTTAGGGGCCCAGTTATCCGATGAACCGGCCCTCTACGACGAGGTGCGGTCGTGGAGCGCAGGAGTACTACAGTTGAACGCCTCGTGA
- a CDS encoding GNAT family N-acetyltransferase translates to MTEALRRIWAKDLDAQTLYELLKLRVEVFVVEQAIPYPELDGRDLLAETRHFWLETHDGEVICTLRLMEEHAGGEKAFRIGRLCTKRSARGQGHTTRLLRAALAEVGNYPCRINAQTYLADMYAQHGFVRDGDDFLDDGVPHVPMLRPGSGLAAKP, encoded by the coding sequence ATGACTGAAGCGCTACGCCGCATCTGGGCCAAAGACCTTGACGCGCAAACACTTTACGAGCTACTCAAGCTTCGGGTAGAGGTGTTCGTCGTCGAGCAGGCCATCCCGTACCCGGAGCTGGACGGGCGCGACTTGCTCGCCGAGACGCGGCACTTCTGGCTGGAAACGCATGACGGCGAGGTGATCTGCACGCTGCGGCTGATGGAGGAGCACGCCGGAGGCGAGAAAGCTTTCCGGATCGGGCGGCTGTGCACCAAACGCAGCGCGCGCGGACAGGGCCACACCACCCGGCTGCTGCGCGCGGCACTGGCCGAGGTCGGCAACTATCCGTGCCGGATCAACGCACAGACCTATCTGGCTGACATGTACGCGCAACACGGTTTTGTCCGCGACGGCGACGATTTCCTCGACGACGGCGTTCCGCACGTCCCGATGCTGCGGCCCGGCTCCGGGCTGGCGGCCAAGCCGTGA
- a CDS encoding magnesium chelatase subunit D family protein, which yields MKPYPFSAIVGHDQLRLALLLCAVRPEIGGALIRGEKGTAKSTAVRGLAALLSAATGGNGAAAGLVEMPLGATEDRVIGSLDLQRVLRDGEHAFSPGLLARAHGGVLYVDEVNLLHDHLVDVLLDAAAMGRVHIERDGISHTHEARFVLIGTMNPEEGELRPQLLDRFGLTVDVHASRDVDVRVEVIRQRMAYEADPDAFAVRYAADEAELAQRIAVARTRVDDVVLPDNELRRIAAVCAAFDVDGMRADLVVARTAVAHAAWRGAASVEEQDIRVAAELALPHRRRRDPFDDPGIDRDQLDEALAWAGNDLEPDPDPPGGGQSANSTDSKHDSSSNVAPQPPKTRPSAPPSKTFRARALTVPGVGEGAPGRRSRARNRSGSVVAAADSDDAGAHGLHLFATLLSAAERAGAGALRPRPDDVRRAVREGREGNLVIFVVDASGSMAARDRMAAVSGATLSLLRDAYQRRDKVAVITFRQQQARLLLPPTSSAHIAGRRLARFDTGGKTPLAEGLLAARELIVRERARDRARRPLVVVLTDGRATAGRDPLGRSRIAASRLVAEGAAAVVVDCETSHVRLGLAGQLARQLGAPTVRLEHLHADQLTRAVRSAA from the coding sequence GTGAAGCCTTACCCGTTCAGCGCGATCGTCGGCCACGATCAGTTGCGGCTGGCGCTGCTGTTGTGTGCGGTGCGCCCGGAAATCGGTGGCGCGCTGATCCGCGGCGAGAAGGGCACCGCCAAATCGACGGCCGTCCGGGGCCTTGCCGCGCTGCTGTCGGCGGCGACCGGGGGTAACGGTGCCGCAGCGGGCCTGGTCGAAATGCCTTTGGGTGCAACCGAAGACCGGGTGATCGGGTCGCTGGATCTGCAGCGGGTGCTGCGCGACGGTGAGCATGCGTTCTCACCGGGATTGCTCGCGCGTGCCCACGGTGGCGTGCTGTACGTCGACGAGGTCAACCTGCTGCACGACCACCTGGTCGACGTGCTGCTCGACGCCGCCGCGATGGGGCGGGTGCACATCGAACGCGACGGCATCTCGCACACGCATGAGGCCCGGTTCGTGCTGATCGGCACGATGAATCCGGAGGAGGGTGAGCTGCGCCCGCAGCTGCTCGACCGGTTCGGTCTCACGGTCGACGTGCATGCGTCGCGTGACGTCGACGTTCGAGTGGAGGTCATCCGGCAGCGGATGGCCTACGAGGCCGACCCGGACGCATTCGCCGTGCGATATGCGGCCGACGAAGCCGAGTTGGCCCAGCGGATTGCCGTGGCCCGCACGCGGGTCGACGATGTGGTGTTGCCGGACAACGAATTACGGCGTATCGCGGCGGTGTGCGCGGCGTTCGACGTCGACGGGATGCGGGCCGATCTGGTGGTGGCCCGCACCGCCGTCGCCCACGCCGCCTGGCGGGGTGCCGCAAGTGTCGAGGAGCAGGACATCCGGGTGGCGGCAGAACTGGCGCTACCGCATCGGCGCCGCCGCGACCCGTTCGACGATCCTGGTATCGACCGCGACCAGCTGGACGAGGCCCTGGCGTGGGCCGGTAATGATTTAGAACCTGACCCGGACCCACCCGGTGGCGGTCAGTCCGCCAATAGTACTGATTCGAAACATGATTCGAGCTCTAATGTAGCGCCGCAGCCGCCCAAGACACGGCCCAGCGCCCCACCGTCGAAAACCTTTCGTGCCCGCGCGCTGACGGTTCCCGGTGTCGGGGAGGGCGCGCCCGGCCGGCGGTCGCGGGCCCGCAACCGATCCGGAAGCGTGGTGGCCGCCGCCGACTCCGATGACGCCGGCGCGCACGGACTGCACCTGTTCGCCACGCTGCTGTCGGCCGCCGAGCGCGCCGGGGCCGGGGCGCTGCGCCCGCGTCCCGACGACGTCCGCCGCGCGGTCCGCGAGGGACGCGAAGGCAACCTGGTGATCTTCGTCGTCGACGCGTCCGGGTCGATGGCCGCCCGGGACCGGATGGCCGCGGTCAGCGGTGCCACTCTGTCGCTGTTGCGCGACGCCTATCAGCGGCGTGACAAGGTCGCGGTGATCACCTTCCGGCAGCAGCAGGCGCGACTCTTGCTCCCGCCGACGTCGTCGGCGCACATCGCCGGCCGACGGCTGGCCCGATTCGATACGGGCGGGAAGACGCCGCTGGCCGAGGGTCTGCTGGCCGCGCGGGAGCTGATCGTCCGGGAACGCGCGCGCGACCGGGCGCGGCGTCCCTTGGTTGTGGTACTCACCGACGGCCGGGCCACCGCGGGTCGCGACCCGTTGGGCCGCAGTCGGATCGCGGCGTCCCGCCTGGTCGCCGAAGGCGCGGCGGCGGTGGTGGTGGACTGCGAAACATCCCATGTGCGACTGGGATTGGCCGGGCAGCTGGCCCGCCAACTCGGTGCACCGACCGTTCGGCTGGAGCATTTGCACGCCGATCAGCTGACCCGGGCCGTGCGCAGCGCGGCCTAG
- the cobO gene encoding cob(I)yrinic acid a,c-diamide adenosyltransferase yields MPQGTPVQVPDDGLTTRDRRNLPVLAVHTGDGKGKSTAAFGMALRAWNVGLDVAVFQFVKSAKWKVGEEAVFRQLGQLHDEHGVGGAVEWHKMGAGWSWSRKPGSADDHAAAASDGWAEIARRLAEHRHDFYVLDEFTYPLKWGWVDVDEVVDALRNRPGHQHVVITGRAAPPKLVEAADLVTEMAKVKHPMDAGRKGQKGIEW; encoded by the coding sequence ATGCCACAGGGAACCCCGGTGCAGGTCCCCGACGACGGACTGACGACGAGGGACCGGCGGAATCTGCCGGTGCTGGCGGTGCACACCGGAGACGGTAAGGGAAAGTCGACGGCGGCGTTCGGAATGGCGTTGCGCGCGTGGAATGTCGGGCTCGACGTCGCGGTCTTCCAATTCGTCAAGAGCGCGAAGTGGAAGGTGGGCGAGGAGGCCGTCTTTCGCCAGCTCGGCCAACTGCACGACGAGCACGGTGTCGGGGGAGCGGTCGAATGGCACAAGATGGGCGCCGGCTGGTCTTGGTCGCGTAAACCCGGCAGTGCGGACGACCATGCGGCGGCGGCCTCCGACGGCTGGGCCGAGATCGCGCGCCGGCTGGCCGAGCATCGCCACGACTTCTACGTGCTCGACGAGTTCACCTATCCGCTGAAGTGGGGCTGGGTGGACGTCGACGAGGTGGTGGACGCGCTGCGGAACCGGCCCGGCCATCAGCATGTGGTGATTACCGGCCGCGCCGCGCCGCCGAAGTTGGTCGAGGCAGCGGACCTGGTCACCGAGATGGCCAAGGTCAAGCACCCGATGGACGCGGGGCGCAAGGGCCAAAAGGGCATCGAGTGGTGA
- a CDS encoding cobyrinate a,c-diamide synthase → MNAAAVVVAAPASGSGKTTVATGLIGALRDAGHTVAPFKVGPDFIDPGYHGLAAGRPGRNLDPVMVGEQLIGPLYAHGAAGADVAVIEGVMGLFDGRIGPRGNPVPSPPPGSTAHVAGLVGAPVILVVDARGQSHSIAALLHGFSTFDTATRIAGVILNRVGSARHEQVLRQACEHTGVPVLGAIPRTAELELPSRYLGLVTAVEYGRRARRAVEAMTGLIARHVDLAAVMAVARSSIGGAPWDPMAAVGETAGRHRATVAMAAGKAFSFGYAEHAELLRAAGADVVDFDPLSETLPDHTDAVLLPGGFPEQFTAELSANDVVRQQIKELAAAGAPVHAECAGLIYLAAELDGYPMCGVLAGSARFTPHLKLAYRDAVAVADSALYAAGARVVGHEFHRTVITFTGSYQPAWVYRAADADHGGAPMRDGVVHAGVHASYLHTHAAAVPDAVLRFVARAAGSRAAGSRT, encoded by the coding sequence GTGAATGCTGCCGCGGTCGTCGTCGCCGCGCCCGCGTCGGGCAGCGGAAAGACCACGGTCGCAACGGGTTTGATCGGCGCCCTGCGCGATGCAGGGCATACGGTCGCGCCGTTCAAGGTGGGCCCGGACTTCATCGACCCTGGCTACCATGGGCTGGCCGCGGGCCGGCCCGGCCGCAACCTCGATCCGGTCATGGTGGGCGAACAACTGATCGGTCCGCTCTACGCGCACGGCGCCGCCGGCGCGGACGTCGCGGTGATCGAGGGCGTGATGGGGTTGTTCGACGGGCGGATCGGGCCCCGTGGGAATCCGGTGCCGTCCCCGCCGCCGGGCTCCACCGCCCACGTCGCCGGGTTGGTGGGCGCCCCGGTGATCCTGGTCGTCGATGCGCGCGGCCAAAGCCACAGCATTGCCGCACTGCTGCACGGCTTTTCCACCTTCGATACCGCAACCCGGATCGCCGGCGTGATTCTCAACCGGGTGGGATCCGCCCGCCACGAGCAGGTGCTGCGGCAGGCCTGCGAGCACACCGGTGTCCCGGTCTTGGGCGCCATTCCGCGCACCGCCGAATTGGAGCTGCCGTCAAGGTATTTGGGTCTGGTTACCGCGGTTGAATATGGCCGCCGGGCCCGGCGGGCGGTCGAGGCGATGACCGGGCTGATCGCGCGGCACGTCGACCTGGCGGCGGTGATGGCGGTCGCCCGAAGCAGTATCGGCGGTGCACCGTGGGATCCGATGGCCGCGGTGGGGGAGACCGCGGGCCGGCACCGCGCCACGGTGGCGATGGCCGCCGGGAAGGCCTTCAGCTTCGGCTACGCCGAACACGCCGAGCTGCTGCGGGCCGCCGGCGCCGACGTGGTCGACTTCGACCCGCTGTCCGAGACGTTGCCCGACCACACTGACGCCGTGCTGCTGCCCGGCGGCTTTCCCGAACAGTTCACCGCCGAGCTGTCCGCCAATGACGTGGTGCGACAACAGATCAAGGAGCTGGCCGCGGCCGGCGCTCCGGTGCACGCGGAATGCGCCGGTCTGATCTACCTGGCCGCCGAGCTCGACGGCTACCCGATGTGCGGGGTGCTGGCCGGATCGGCACGGTTCACCCCGCATCTGAAGCTGGCGTATCGCGACGCCGTCGCGGTGGCCGATTCGGCGTTGTATGCCGCCGGGGCGCGGGTGGTCGGCCACGAATTCCACCGGACCGTGATCACCTTCACCGGGAGCTACCAGCCCGCCTGGGTCTACCGGGCAGCCGACGCGGACCACGGCGGCGCGCCGATGCGCGACGGTGTCGTGCACGCCGGCGTACACGCGTCGTATCTGCATACCCACGCCGCCGCGGTGCCGGACGCGGTGCTGCGTTTCGTCGCACGCGCCGCGGGTTCGCGAGCCGCGGGCTCGCGAACCTAA
- the cobA gene encoding uroporphyrinogen-III C-methyltransferase → MTESPYLVGLRLAGKKVVVVGGGTVAQRRLPLLIASGADVHVITRTATPAVEAMSGITLSVREYRDGDLDGAWYAIAATDDAQVNASVVAEADSRRIFCVRADIALEGTAVTPASFSYSGLSVGVLAGGEHRRSAAIRSAIREALQQGLITPESSESSDVVRGGVALVGGGPGDPELITVRGRRLLAQADVVVADRLAPPELLAELPPHVDVIDAAKIPYGRAMAQDAINDVMIERARAGNFVVRLKGGDPFVFARGYEEVLACADAGIPVTVVPGVTSAIAVPALAGVPVTHRAINHEFVVVSGHLAPGHPESLVNWNALAAMTGTIVLLMAVERIELFVDVLLKGGRPADTPVLVVQHGTTPAQHTLRAALVDTPQMVRAEGIRPPAIIVIGPVAAFGV, encoded by the coding sequence GTGACCGAGAGCCCCTACCTGGTCGGATTGCGGCTGGCCGGCAAGAAGGTCGTCGTGGTCGGCGGAGGCACGGTCGCGCAACGTCGGCTGCCCCTGCTTATCGCCAGCGGCGCCGACGTTCACGTGATCACCCGGACCGCCACCCCCGCGGTCGAGGCGATGAGCGGCATCACCTTGTCGGTGCGGGAGTACCGCGACGGTGACCTCGACGGCGCCTGGTATGCGATCGCCGCCACCGACGATGCGCAGGTGAACGCGTCGGTCGTCGCCGAGGCCGACAGCCGTCGAATTTTCTGTGTGCGCGCCGACATCGCTCTCGAGGGCACCGCGGTGACCCCGGCGTCGTTCAGCTACTCGGGACTGTCGGTGGGGGTGCTGGCCGGTGGCGAGCACCGCAGGTCGGCAGCGATCCGGTCGGCCATTCGCGAGGCGTTACAGCAAGGCCTGATCACCCCGGAAAGCTCGGAGAGTTCCGACGTCGTGCGCGGCGGGGTGGCGCTGGTCGGAGGTGGCCCCGGCGACCCCGAGCTGATCACCGTCCGCGGTCGCCGGCTGCTCGCCCAGGCCGACGTCGTCGTCGCCGACCGCCTGGCCCCGCCCGAGCTGCTCGCCGAGCTGCCCCCGCACGTCGACGTCATCGATGCCGCCAAGATCCCGTACGGGCGGGCCATGGCCCAGGACGCGATCAACGACGTCATGATCGAACGGGCCCGCGCCGGGAACTTCGTGGTCCGGCTCAAAGGCGGCGATCCCTTTGTGTTCGCCCGTGGTTACGAAGAAGTCCTCGCGTGCGCCGACGCCGGCATCCCGGTGACGGTCGTCCCCGGTGTGACGAGCGCCATAGCCGTGCCCGCGCTGGCGGGTGTTCCGGTCACCCATCGGGCGATAAATCACGAGTTCGTGGTGGTCAGCGGCCATCTGGCGCCCGGGCATCCCGAATCGTTAGTGAATTGGAATGCACTGGCCGCAATGACGGGCACCATCGTTTTGCTGATGGCCGTCGAGCGCATCGAACTTTTCGTCGACGTGCTGCTGAAGGGCGGCCGACCAGCGGATACACCGGTATTGGTGGTGCAGCACGGCACAACGCCGGCTCAACACACGTTGCGGGCCGCTCTTGTCGACACGCCGCAGATGGTTCGCGCGGAAGGGATCAGACCTCCCGCGATCATCGTGATCGGGCCGGTGGCCGCATTCGGGGTTTAA
- a CDS encoding MFS transporter: MTALNDTERAAQNWSAVRPDRPAPERCARPSETSSGTAATRTSRYYPAWLPSRRFIAAVIAIGGMQLLATMDSTVAIVALPKIQNELSLSDAGRSWVITAYVLTFGGLMLLGGRLGDTIGRKRTFIVGVTLFTISSVLCSVAWDEATLVIARLLQGVGSAIASPTGLALVATTFAKGPARNAATAVFAAMTAIGSVMGLVVGGALTEWSWRLAFLVNVPIGLVMIYLARTALRETNRERMKLDATGAMLATLACTAAVFAFSMGPERGWISSITIGSGVVAVAAAIAFAIVERTAENPVVPFELFRDRNRLVTFAAILLAGGVMFSLTVCIGLYVQDILGYSALRAGVGFIPFVIAMGIGLGISSQLVSRFSPRVLTIGGGWLLLLAMIYGSAFMHRGVPYFPNLVLPIVVGGIGIGMVVVPLTLAAIAGVGFDQIGPVSAMTLMLQSLGGPLVLAVIQAVITSRTLYLGGTTGPVKVMNDAQLQALDHGYTYGLLWVAGTAVIVGAAALFIGYTPEQVAHAQEVKEAIDAGEI, from the coding sequence ATGACGGCCCTCAACGACACAGAGCGTGCGGCCCAAAATTGGTCCGCTGTACGCCCCGATCGTCCGGCACCGGAGCGCTGCGCGCGCCCGTCCGAAACCTCTTCCGGGACCGCCGCCACCCGTACTAGCAGGTATTACCCGGCCTGGTTGCCCTCTCGGCGCTTCATCGCCGCCGTTATCGCCATCGGCGGTATGCAGCTGTTGGCAACCATGGACAGCACTGTCGCGATCGTCGCGCTTCCTAAGATTCAAAACGAGCTCAGCCTGTCCGACGCCGGCCGTAGCTGGGTGATCACCGCATATGTGCTCACCTTCGGCGGGCTGATGCTGCTGGGTGGCCGCCTCGGCGACACCATCGGCCGCAAACGCACCTTCATCGTCGGCGTCACGCTGTTCACCATCTCCTCGGTGCTCTGCTCGGTGGCCTGGGACGAGGCGACCTTGGTCATTGCCCGGCTGCTGCAGGGGGTCGGATCGGCCATCGCGTCGCCGACCGGCCTCGCACTGGTAGCCACGACCTTCGCGAAGGGGCCGGCGCGCAACGCGGCCACGGCCGTCTTCGCCGCGATGACCGCGATCGGCTCGGTGATGGGCCTGGTGGTCGGCGGGGCCCTGACCGAATGGTCGTGGCGGCTCGCGTTCCTAGTCAACGTGCCGATCGGGCTGGTGATGATCTACCTGGCCCGCACCGCGCTGCGGGAGACCAACAGAGAGCGGATGAAGCTCGACGCCACCGGGGCCATGCTGGCCACATTGGCGTGCACCGCCGCGGTCTTCGCCTTCTCGATGGGCCCGGAAAGGGGCTGGATCTCGTCGATCACGATCGGTTCGGGTGTGGTGGCGGTGGCCGCCGCGATCGCGTTCGCCATCGTGGAGCGCACCGCCGAAAACCCCGTCGTACCGTTCGAGTTGTTCCGCGACCGCAACCGGCTGGTCACGTTCGCGGCGATCCTGCTGGCCGGCGGCGTGATGTTCAGCCTCACCGTCTGCATCGGCCTGTATGTCCAGGACATCCTGGGTTACAGCGCGCTGCGCGCGGGCGTCGGGTTCATCCCGTTCGTCATCGCGATGGGAATCGGCCTCGGCATCTCCTCGCAGCTGGTGTCGCGGTTCTCACCGCGGGTCCTGACCATCGGTGGCGGATGGCTGCTGCTGCTCGCCATGATCTACGGCTCGGCGTTCATGCACCGCGGTGTGCCGTACTTCCCGAACCTGGTGCTGCCGATCGTCGTCGGTGGGATCGGCATCGGCATGGTCGTGGTGCCGTTGACGCTGGCGGCGATCGCGGGCGTCGGTTTCGACCAGATCGGTCCGGTGTCGGCGATGACGCTGATGCTGCAGAGCCTGGGCGGCCCGCTGGTGCTGGCCGTCATCCAGGCTGTGATCACCTCGCGCACGCTGTACCTGGGCGGTACCACCGGCCCGGTGAAGGTCATGAACGACGCTCAATTGCAGGCGCTCGACCACGGCTACACCTACGGCCTGCTGTGGGTGGCCGGGACGGCCGTCATCGTCGGTGCTGCCGCCCTGTTCATCGGGTACACCCCGGAGCAGGTCGCGCACGCGCAAGAGGTCAAGGAAGCCATCGACGCCGGCGAGATCTAA
- a CDS encoding proline--tRNA ligase, translating into MITRMSELFLRTLRDDPADAEVASHKLLIRAGYVRPVGPGLYSWLPLGLRVLRNIERVIREEMNAIGGQEILFPGLLPRAPYDTTNRWTEYGDGVFRVQDRRGNDYMLAPTHEEFFTLAVKGEYSSYKDFPLTLYQIQIKYRDEARPRAGILRAREFVMKDSYSFDIDAAGLKAAYHAHREAYQRIFDRLQVRYVIVSAVSGAMGGSASEEFLAESPIGEDTFVRCAESGYAANVEAVLTARPEALPIDGLPDAVVHDTGDTPTIASLVAWANEADGPGLGRAVTAADTLKNVLVKVRQPGGEWELLAIGVPGDREVDDKRLGAALEPAEYALLGDADFAKYPFLVKGYIGPKALRDNDVRYLVDPRVVDGTSWITGADEQGRHVVGLVAGRDFTADGTIEAAEVREGDPSPDGAGPLIMARGIEIGHIFQLGRKYTDAFTVDVLGEDGKPVRLTMGSYGIGVTRLVAVVAEQQHDELGLRWPASIAPYDVHLVIANKDPGARDGATALAADLDRLGLQVLLDDRQVSPGVKFKDAELLGMPWIVVVGRGWADGVVELRDRFGGQTRELATGVSLATDIVAALTG; encoded by the coding sequence GTGATCACCCGGATGTCCGAGCTGTTCCTGCGCACGCTGCGCGACGACCCCGCCGACGCCGAAGTGGCCAGCCACAAGCTGCTGATTCGTGCGGGATACGTCCGGCCCGTCGGCCCCGGCCTTTACAGCTGGCTGCCGCTGGGACTGCGGGTGCTGCGCAACATCGAACGCGTGATCCGCGAGGAGATGAACGCGATCGGCGGGCAGGAGATCCTGTTCCCCGGGCTGCTGCCGCGTGCGCCGTACGACACGACGAACAGGTGGACCGAATACGGCGACGGCGTGTTCCGGGTGCAGGATCGCCGCGGCAACGACTACATGCTCGCTCCCACGCACGAAGAGTTTTTCACCCTGGCCGTCAAGGGCGAGTACAGCTCCTACAAGGACTTTCCGCTCACGCTCTACCAAATCCAGATCAAATACCGCGACGAGGCCCGTCCGCGCGCCGGCATCCTGCGGGCCCGGGAGTTCGTCATGAAGGACTCCTATTCCTTCGATATCGACGCCGCCGGCCTCAAGGCGGCCTACCACGCGCACCGCGAGGCCTACCAGCGCATCTTCGATCGCCTCCAGGTGCGCTACGTCATCGTGTCCGCCGTGTCGGGCGCGATGGGCGGCAGCGCCTCCGAGGAGTTCCTGGCCGAGAGCCCGATCGGGGAGGACACCTTCGTTCGCTGCGCAGAGTCGGGGTATGCGGCCAACGTCGAGGCGGTGCTGACCGCCCGCCCCGAGGCGCTGCCGATCGACGGGCTGCCCGACGCGGTGGTGCACGACACCGGCGATACACCCACCATCGCCAGCCTGGTGGCCTGGGCCAACGAGGCCGACGGACCCGGTCTCGGCCGCGCGGTCACCGCGGCCGACACGTTGAAGAACGTTCTGGTCAAGGTCCGCCAGCCCGGCGGCGAGTGGGAATTGCTCGCGATCGGGGTGCCCGGCGACCGCGAGGTCGACGACAAACGGCTGGGCGCCGCGCTGGAGCCGGCCGAGTACGCATTGCTGGGCGATGCCGACTTCGCCAAATACCCCTTCCTGGTGAAGGGTTATATCGGCCCGAAAGCATTGCGGGACAACGATGTTCGCTACCTGGTCGACCCCCGCGTGGTGGACGGCACCAGCTGGATCACCGGCGCCGACGAGCAAGGTCGACACGTCGTCGGACTGGTGGCCGGCCGCGACTTCACCGCCGACGGCACCATCGAGGCCGCCGAGGTGCGCGAGGGCGATCCGTCTCCGGACGGGGCCGGACCGCTGATCATGGCGCGCGGCATCGAGATCGGGCACATCTTCCAGCTGGGCCGCAAGTACACCGATGCCTTCACCGTCGACGTGCTCGGCGAGGACGGCAAGCCGGTGCGACTGACGATGGGCTCTTACGGCATCGGGGTGACCCGGCTGGTCGCCGTCGTCGCCGAGCAGCAGCACGACGAGCTGGGCCTGCGCTGGCCGGCGTCGATCGCGCCCTACGACGTACACCTGGTGATCGCCAACAAAGACCCCGGGGCGCGCGACGGAGCCACCGCGCTGGCCGCCGACCTGGATCGGTTGGGGCTGCAGGTGCTGCTGGACGACCGCCAGGTCTCGCCCGGCGTCAAGTTCAAAGACGCCGAGCTGCTGGGGATGCCGTGGATCGTCGTGGTCGGTCGCGGCTGGGCCGATGGCGTGGTGGAGCTGCGCGACCGCTTCGGCGGACAGACGCGCGAGCTGGCGACCGGAGTCTCGCTGGCCACCGACATCGTGGCGGCGCTGACCGGCTAA
- a CDS encoding ferritin-like domain-containing protein: MTSGKEADNAALCDALAVEHSTIYGYGIVSALSPPSVNDVVLQALLQHRQRRDDVIAMLAARKVTAPPAAAGYQLPLLVGSPADAARLAVRMENDGATAWRAVVEHAETAEDRAFAATALTQSAVMGARWNRILGAWPITSSFPGGNE, encoded by the coding sequence ATGACCTCCGGCAAAGAGGCCGACAACGCGGCACTGTGCGATGCGCTGGCCGTCGAGCACTCGACCATCTACGGGTACGGCATCGTGTCCGCGCTGTCGCCGCCCAGCGTCAACGACGTGGTCCTGCAGGCACTGCTGCAACACCGCCAGCGTCGCGACGACGTGATCGCCATGCTGGCCGCCCGCAAGGTCACCGCACCGCCCGCCGCCGCCGGGTATCAGTTGCCCCTGCTGGTGGGCAGTCCGGCCGACGCGGCTCGGCTGGCGGTGCGGATGGAGAACGACGGCGCGACGGCGTGGCGAGCGGTCGTCGAACACGCCGAGACCGCCGAGGACCGGGCGTTCGCCGCGACGGCCCTCACGCAGAGCGCGGTCATGGGCGCGCGATGGAACCGCATCCTGGGCGCCTGGCCGATCACGTCCAGCTTTCCGGGCGGCAACGAGTAG